From the genome of Vitis riparia cultivar Riparia Gloire de Montpellier isolate 1030 chromosome 11, EGFV_Vit.rip_1.0, whole genome shotgun sequence:
aaaaaaaaaattatgaggtgtttaaaaaatatttacttaaaaaatatagtaataatcatttttaaccattgatttctaatattttttggaGGGAAAAATAATTGGTGGAAATAGTGACACTTCCTTAGCTAGAAATTAATTTACATGGTCCCACAAATTAATATGTATGAGaaaagtaaaatgaataaagagagataaagggaaagagagaatgagagaatgagagagaagtGGAAAGCccgttgtttttttttatcatttttgagaGCCAAGggcattttagaaaattttgaaaagtaatgtCCTTCAACTTAATTTTCACTCTTCTATtaggtcttgggcttaaatataaaagatataaggATCTTAaaccaattttcaaattcaatcgGGAtgtaaaacacaattctcccttgtTTAATTGGGAGGTATGGTTTAGAAAAGTGCTCTTATTATAGTGCTTTTAAGAGATTTATTGAACACGATAAGAGAATACCTGCAAGTATTAAGAATTTACTTTTATTCTGTATTAAAATCATTCACAGACAAATCTGCCTATATGTACCCCTTGCATTCATTAGCCACCAACTCATTTTAATACACCGAAAACGAAACCTTTGACCATTCCCAGAACGAGCCCTTTAAAACAGGGGCACCCTCTTCTCTCCCCCTCCCCcacaaaaaccaaacaaccaAAACGAAGCCACCCAaacaacctctctctctctctctctctccctctttttCTATCTCTCTGCACTGCCAGTGAAGCCTTTCCCTTCAGATGGAGCATCTCTTCTCGACCATTTTCTCTCTTCAACTGGTAATtaactttctttctctcttcctttttctcgGAAAATTCACTTGTTTGCAATATGGTTGGTATGATTTTTGATTGTTTGGCACAGGTTTATTATCACTATATTTAGGAAAATTCTAACTTTGATTTCATCCTATGCTCCATCTCCACCTTACATGCTTCAAGtacaaagaaaaattctaaaaatattcttgCTTTTAACTTTACTCCCCAGTTTGATCGTTTTCCTTGTTTCTTGTGTTGATCAagaatctttgtttttttatttatttattttttataattaaacatTTATTAGCATCCAAAAGTGGGTAAGAGGTTGTCTGAGATTACGATATTTTCAGCATGCAGTGTGTCAACTTTAGAGCCTAGTATTTTCTTTTATCGCATGGACGtgaaaatgattgaataaagaaaaaaaaaaatactaaaaaaaaattatttattatgtagtttcaattatttaaattatgtttggtgttttagaaatttgaagtaaaatacaagaaaaataaaatagaaagaaaaaaaatataaaataaatttatggtcAACACATCATCTTTATATCAGaattatattacttattttaactcaaaattttccatttcttaGTAATAACTGTGTCCCATATGATCTATTTCCAAAATCTTTTAAATCACGAAAATATTGTTCAAACATTGGTATTTGAATCATTCGATGTTTCAGAATGTCTCAACATGATCGATTTCAAAATATGAGAGGTGTGGTAGGATAGACGTGCATATCGTCCAATACTgtattaatctttatataaaaattagttttaaaaaacatgtaaaaataattccatcatttgtttggtttttagaaaCTTTTACGAAAGGTACGaggcaataaaataaaataaaacaaaattattaataaattagttttatattctTCTCTAATCTcaactcatttattttataatttgaaaatttataactttttaattaattttaatatttttttcattacttttcatttttttcacatatttttttcttaatttttttagaaatggtaAAACTCTACAATTCTTAAATATAAATTCtgattaaatagaaataaaccAGAAATACTTATGCTTTTActtcttttatattatataaaaattaaattagggaCGACCATGAATCGTGTCTTGTCACGATATGACATGGACATGACTCGTTTGTTTGTTATGTACCTATTCAATTATATGAATTggcataaaaataattataatttatgtaattttcctCAACTCAAATCTAATAtcaaatagaaatcaaataattttccctACCTCATGTCATTTTAGGGATGAAAATTACATTCTCATCCACCAAATTTATTTGTGGAGACCTTATTATTTCCTCACCACCTCACTTACCCATGGCAATAATGTAAATTCCCAACAAACCTACTCATAAAGGATATGAAGATAGCTCtagaatttaataattttaaaatttcttaaaataagttttctaaTAGGAACAAATATATCTTCTTGCTTAGGAGAGTTGTAAATATAAtcaattttacctttttattctaattaaaagtatttgaaattattgttttgcCCTCCTCTTCACTCTCAAACCCcctacttcatttttttaaaataattaaaattaaaagaaggaaataagTAAGAAATGGAATTAGgaatagttttgtttttttttaacttcagtTTTAAATTGGGTTTCTTTAAgatttaagatttaaaaaaataaaaaattctatttagtCAAATTTGTTTGggtaaaaatgataaattaaaaatctaagaaaaaaggaaaaaaatattgtaaaaaaattattaacaagcTTACTGCAAATTTTTTCCCTATATACCaatatttaggttatgtttagttcccaaaaattttgaggaaaagaaaatagagagagaaaataaaaggaaagaaaaagtgaagaaaaataaaaaataaatttaaactcaataaattatttttatatgattttttgcACTCATTATTTccctattatataaaaattaaataatttataaatatgtacattttttataatttttaatttaattttattttattttcatctgtattttttatgatgaaattaaaaatgaaaaaaaaaattcttggcatttttttttcttaatactttctagaaaccaaacccaatatataaatattttttatttttttaacaattttgagtgcataaataaattgattttggaTGCATTGGTAAAAGTAAAACTTaattaatggaatttgtggaAAATACCAACCATAAATCTTTAGTTAACTTGTAAATTAAGATAACCTTAATTAATTGAACTTGTGAAAAATGCCAACATTTCAACTTGATCATAAATTAAGTTGACTTGTAAGTTAAGATTAAGTTGGTTAAGTAATGTACATTGAGAGCATCAACAATACAATCAAAAGTcaaataagaaatcatttttcttttactataaGGAATTGAGTTAGGAAGTTTTTCTTAGCCTATCATGTAGAATCACGTGTGATGTTTTGGGATTCTGTAccatttaaattataatttattggttttgattattttaaaaagataaatttttaaaattataaaaattgaaatatttggcAATTCTCATAATACTAATGTACCCTAGTGCATATAATTGCCTAACTACCTTCTTCCTCCAACTTCTTTAGCCACTTCTACCGAATTGTAGTGTGGAGAAGTGTTTTCAACGGTGGGCTGGGCCCAAGTCCCTTGGAAGGGGGCGTTGGAGAGGGTGAGAGCCCTATCGTGCCTGGACCTTGTCGCACCATGAGGCGTTATCGGCAAGTCGGGTTTTAGGAGTTCCTTTGTCACCCTATAACTAGAAATTGTAACAAGAAAGgtcatataaaatctttttgACTATCTCCTCATAATACAAGAGAAAACTAGGCCAAATAGCTTTTTCGATTCAGTCTAGTGAAATGGACCGGACAAAGGGTGAACCATTGAACTAGATGAACCGATGAATCATGGTTTGACCAAAATTCTGATTGGGCTACCCATTATTCTAGCCCATGTCCCTTTTTTCCAAGCCCATGTACTTCCTCTTACGGTGTGAAAGTATAAATACTACATAAATGTTTTGTAGAATTTTGTTCCTTCCTTCCAAGCTTTGTAGAATTCTGTCCCTTCCTTCCAAACCTATGTACTTCCTCTTATGGTGTGAAGCTCTGTATAATTCTGACTTGGGACATGTGGTTTACAAAATGAACATAGAAGACCAAGTTACACAATTATATGGTTAATAATAtgaaatgtatatatatatatatatatatactcctactttaaatttttatcatataaaatatttaaacaaatataaatatttatatataccattatttgtataataattattaattatagatataaaaataatataaattaattaatataataattttaaaaattttaaaaataaaaatacatatatatgaaattaaatataatattataattttcttttcatcttaaatatatcctcatatatgttctatttaataaaatttaatatattaatacatttaatttgatatatcaaatatatatatatatatatatatatatatatatatatatatatatatatatatatatatattaattttttataattatttttaattgtattaaaatataaattttatatttatgacgtcacttGTTTGATTGCTATTCAACAATTGATCTGACTAGTGATTTGTAAATCGATAACtttttgattcaatatttgatttgattttgaaaatatcggagaaaatgatgaaagattgataaataattttaatatatagataccCCTTATTGAAattcttaaaatgtttttcaacacaaaaatacatttatttccCTCTCATTCTTCGttcatttcttctcttttaatttctccttaatcttaaataaaatttaacaaaagaGTTATGCCTTTCATCAATGGATAAAGAATAATCATATCTAACGATGTTACAAGTGTACAAGTAtcttttttatacatttttaaaaatttcttatcACAGTTTTTTTAGGTTAGAAGTAGAggttttatgattatttttatgagttttaggGTCGAACATTTTATAGTTGTCCCAACCATATACCTTCAGACGCTCTTAAGGGCATCCAACCCTATACTTCCGGACACTCTTAAAGGTGTCCGACGTCTAACATTCAAATATTGAACACCATgaatttcaagttttttttccctctatttACATTGAAACATTTCACgatttcttatttataaatcacatctacattttttttaattgtttctcaACTATTTATATAACAAGTCTTTCAACTAGGGTTGGTAGGGAAAAAATAAGTTACAAGAAGATGAATTTTGGGAGAGAATAATGGGGGAGAAGTGTTTTGGATGTGCTAGTCTTTAATTTTCATGTGGATGTGTAAATAGGGGATGTAAAGGGAGTTTTGGAAGattcatttataattatttatttatttattttaaaatcaaagaatccACAAAAGTAAAATACCTTATTGTACTCTAAAACGaccattttagaaaattttggcgCCCAATCATGATCCCAAATGGCATGACAAGTCCAAATAAACAAAGGTTACCAAACATGAGTTGGTgacataatttctatttttaataagaaaaacacTAGAATAAGAtgagtacaaaaaaaaaaaagattccgAATTCCCTCCTGACATCAAGGCCAATGTGACACCAAATTCAAGGTTGGCCCATTAACCAATTTCCCCACTCACTTGCTTTTGTCCCATAAAAAGAAAACCCATTTAACAGCACCATCTATTTCCATATTTTCCTTCTCCAAAACCGTTTCAGATTTGACGACAAATGGTATCCATGTGGCTCTCCCTCTCTGTCTTTctctgtgtatatatatatatatatatatatatatgtatatggtCATATATGAATGAGAAATGAGCCTTTCACTCTCCACAAAGCCAAAACCCCCATTCAAAGCccctttctctccctctctctctctctctctttctgctTTCCCACTTCTCTCTGTCCCTACAGTGAAGCCCTTGTCTTCAGAGCAACACCCATCTCTTAAAAATGGtactctttcttttcctttttctctctctttctttccttttctcggGAAACTGCTTGTTTGGTTTGGTAAGTGGGTGGTTTTCTGAGGCCACTGAAGTGGTTTTCCGATGATCATGTTTCaatgattgtttgatttatttattattattttgtgtttggaatctctctctctctttctctctgtccCTCTCTGCCCACTCTGGAATTAGATATTATGTGCTGCCGCCTATAGGCCACAACTACCGTATTTTAGTTTTCAAGCATACTATGTTCTTACAATATTTTCTGATGTGTACTCCTCCTATCATATTCctaaaatatgataattgatattattaatataaattaggaaatgatttattatttgttattataattaatttaatgatatagaaggtaaataaaaatgatagaaaaaatatttgataagattttaaatttatggagGGTAGATGTATTTAGTCGGAAATGGAAGACGATAGGCCGAATAAAATTggccatttttaaaattttatttaatgaatttaaataaaattatttttgaataatttttttaatattatagatgaaattaaaggaaaaaattgagtATATTTTGTCTTGGGAAATGGAATGTGACTTGTAATGATAGAAGCGTGTTGCTCACGTGCATGTTGAGTGTTGGCTACTAAATGTTGGGTATATGTTACGCTGAGGCGCAGGTCAGCGGAGAGACGATACTCCTGACGGCGCCAATGTCGTTGGATGGAGAATCGGACGTCACTTACAGAGCGCCGAACCTGATCCGACGGATTGTCAGTCTCTTCAAGACTGTACGGCCCGGATCTGATCTCACCCGCTTCCAGGCACGTGCGCCCttctctcatttatttatttaataataatttgattctTTTAATGTACGAATTCCACAACCtccaaaacatgaaaaatgcCATTCACATgtgaaaaaaatgcaaaaaaaataaaaaataaaatatatatatataaaatatatatatatatatatatatatatatatatatatatatatataataaaaaattgtggaaGAACAATTATGGTATTATGGAAGCATCCTTGACTTGTGAGACTTATCTTCCAAAGAAGTGAAACTTCTTTTTGAagcttcataatttttttttagacttAGAAGGGAAGGAAAGGGAAATgttcttttaaagcttaataATTTTGACCATGCATGCTGGGGTGATATATCATCTTGTCTTGTTGATTGCCCCATATAATTTGTCTTTCCCATGTGGCCCATCTCCCAAATGCTTCCTTCTGCATTTCTATACTGGATATGGAAGATATAGTGATGTAAATTTCTGCAAACTTTTAGGCATTTTAATGCTCTTATGCAGTAGAACCTTTGGTATTAATTTCTGTCTTCTGATATCAGTGGTCTATGGAGGTTGTGGATGACTCTTTTAGACCTTTTAATGGTAGATGGCGAATTTGATGTCTAACATGGCTTTGTTCATTGAGTACAATGTTTCAATATTAATGTTAATGTTGTCAGTGTGGCATGACAGTCgaagttgatgatgatgatgatgaatgaaTGGTAACGCTATGTTGTGTTCTTTCTGCAAGTTCAGCTGCCCCCTCTCTTCAACATGCCCAAGTCTCAACTTCAGTGTTATGGCGAAACagtgtattgtgttgggaatgaTATGCTAAGTAGGTGCAGTAAGGCAGAGAGCTCTCTTGAAAGATTTGCATCAGTTGTGGCTTGGAGCATATCTACCACACGGCCTCTGATATTCGGTGTTGCTCCTTTCAATCCCATTCTTGGAGAGACTCACCATGTTTCAAAGGGAACTCTCAATGTCCTACTTGAACAGGTAgtttctttaatgttttgtgccttatattcaatgttttgctCCTTTGGCACttctaaaaacatgttttatgcaCTTCAAGAACAGATAACTTTGTTTTAGTGGTTTTACTCGAAACAAAGGGCCAAAAAcaagaagaataaaaacataaaacagaGCTTTTTTGGTGAATTTAAAATGAACAACATGCAACTGTAGGAAACCTCACTCAAAAGATTGAGCTTGATTCAAACTGAACCGCAACTAGTTTTAAACTAGGCCTGTGTAAAGTTGTTATGGGCTGCTCCTTAAGGTGAATGTGCTCTTATGCTTCATCTTTGCAGGTATCGCATCACCCACCGGTATCTGCCCTTCATGCAACTGATGAGaaggaaaatattgaaatgataTGGTGCCAATATCCTGTTCCCAAATTCTATGGTACCTTCACTATAACTCGAGAACATTCATCTTAACATGGAAATTGTGATAGGCCAAAATTACTATTGTTCATTCTAAATCCATAGACGCCATTCATGCTCATGAACGAATTAAGCCGAGCTGCACACTTCTTATTGATCCTTTATTATCAAATCCTAGTATCAGTTTCTTGGATCCTTCCTCATTCATATTTTCAGTGTAGTAGGCTATAATGAGAATTGTAGGTTGTATGAGTTCTTGTAGATTCCTTCCTTGTTTCTGTTATATAAACGACACACTCCAGCCCAATCCCAATTAGagatttcctttttatttcttacAGCAGATGCTTTTTCACTGTCCTGATTGTTTGAAGCCCATTGAGTGCAAGAGAAAAATTGTCTGCTTGGTGAGATGATACACATGGTTTAAGATACGAAATCCTTCCAGGACCTAGCATTTGAATAGTTTTGGCTGGTAAGAATTCATATATACTCCACAAAGGTTGAACTAGATGGGGTGTCTTTTAACATCTTTTTCTTATCgcttttgcatttttctttctctctattactttgtttttctcctACGAAGACAGCCTTTTTGAAAACCAAGATCCTAGGAATGTTTTCACCATTTGAAGTGAGGTGGAATCCATAGTGAGGAGGTTCTAGAGGGCATTTGGAGAGGATCTGTTAAGCTTTTAGTTCTGCTTGAAGGGGGAATTCTCTCATTCTTGATAAGCAGAAGCAATATGTATAAAATGTGCTATGGAGGGgggtatataaaaaaaaccctaaaaagctaaagaagagaaaaaagatcCCAAAGCCAAGGCCATGGGAAAAGGCCTTAGGCCAATCCCATCCCCTGATGACATCCTGAGAAGACAAAATCCCCAATCTAAGTGAACCTATAGCCTGTGAAAAATGAAGTTAAACGCTGATAGCTCCCCCCATAAAGATTCTCACACAAAAGACCTTTCCACAGAAAGAGGCCCTCCTAAGGAGGTGCATAAGAACATGGTATGGTGACGTAGAGGGGGTGAAGGCCCTTGGAAAATGACTTGAACAAAAAAGGGAACCATTTCAGAGCTCTTCCAAGCTAAGGCATCTTTACCATTCATTCTTGTGGTACACCTATAGATATAAGACCGTCAAACTCTCCACTTGCTCAAGCTTTGAATGATGATAAAATCTGATAGATCTCAAGTTCCTATACTTCCTCTATCTACACATTATACATCAGCAATCAGAGCTTCTTGATAAATTGCCAAGGCAAACAAATCCAAGGAGCAATATTTAAGAGCACTTTCCTCACACcagatttcattttaaatttcacCCTATGACCTTTGTCCACAGGAATATTAGTTTGATCATAGAAAGCATCACAACCCTTACTAATAGCTTCTCAagcccctcccctgttttgccccTGCCGTCTTTCAAATACCATTGGCCCCCTTTGCCTAAATGTGCTATTAGGACTGAGAGTACTTATACTACTAAGCTTGGAGAATCGCAATCAACTGAAAAGTAAGCTAGTGTCTAGGCTCTtcaaattaagaataatttgcaTGAAGGTCCAATGCAGGAAATCTTGAACTCTGAAGAATGAGGCAGATTATTTAAATTCAGTGAGTGATCCTACTTTTGCACAAAGCTtgagaaaaatggaggaaacAATGTTACAGGAGCCCATTAACTTGGTAGGCATCAAGATTCAGATTTTAGCTTGGATTTATTGAATGACTCCAACATTTTGTTACTTTAACCAATTTGAGGTAAAACTTCTTTCAGAACCACAAAAATGTTGGTATTAACCTTCTAGCATCTGTCATTTGTCACGTTAGTTCTTTTTAAGGTTTTGAAACTATTCTGATAACAATTACTATACTCATAATAAATTGTTGCGAATTTAATGAACAGTGTGACAGTAATTATAACGATTGTGACACTGAATATTGGTCATTGGTCCTCTGATGTTATATTGATTCACTGTTCACAACCAAAATGTTAATCTGTGTTAGTTTTTATGGATTGCAGAGACAAATTCTCTctgttttatgttttattgttttagaatAGCAAGCCACTGGCAAAATTTGTATACTGAGAAGTTTAACAAAAATAAGGCAGActttttattaagtatttttaattccatttacaCATTTGTTTTCCTAAAATTTGATGTTGTAGGTGCTTCAGTTGAAGCCGAGGTACATGGGAATAGGCAGCTGAGGCTCCTGAAGCTAggagaaaattatgaaatgaaCTCTCCAAGGCTCTTGATCAGGTTTCTTCCAGTGTCCAGTGCTGATTGGGTTGGTACTGTCAGAATCCGTTGTCGAGAAACTGGCCTTGAAGCTGAGCTATGTTACAGAGGCAGTTCTTTTCTAGGTCGCAGATCAAATTACAGATCTATTAAAGGAAAGATTTTTGAGTCGTCATCTTCGAAGACAATATATGAGATTGATGGCCACTGGGATAGGTATTTCGCTTACTGGGTACAGTTCAAGTATAAAAGCTTTCTCTAATTTTGCAGTGGTATTAGTACCCTCGGGCTTTAACTGGAAAGGGGGCTCATGTTTCTCAAATTTTAACCATAAGAGAGAACTCTACAGAAATGTTTTTCctttaacaaatttattattgccAGTGTTATCTTTGAGTAgtaaatgcattaaaaaaaaggtgttCATTATATTTCCTAGACATGATTCCCACAAGTTAAGATTGAcagtttttttccctttaatatCAATATGCAGGACTGTTTCAATGAAGGACATCAATAATGGGAAACTTTCaatcatatacaatgcaaaagaaatGCTTTCAGGACTGAAAACCCCGACTGTTAAGGATCCAAAGGTATCAAATTCTAACTCAGCGCTCCAGTATTTTGCTCATGTCATGTTGAGTACTTAGGAAAAATGGTTTCTCGTATCACTGACACAAGTGATCGTATGTGGAGGTCCTCCATTGTTTTACAAGAATGCAGTCATGAGGTTGACATAGATTCTCTTTGACTGGGCTCCCACCATGTGGGTCATGCATTCTCAATGGAGAGATCTAGATGGTTGGTTTTTCAGTGAATGTCTAGACCTCGTTCAGCTCGGGCTCAGTTATGGGATATGAGTGGATTGTCCTGTTGGTAGTACAATGT
Proteins encoded in this window:
- the LOC117925151 gene encoding oxysterol-binding protein-related protein 4C isoform X1, with product MEHLFSTIFSLQLVSGETILLTAPMSLDGESDVTYRAPNLIRRIVSLFKTVRPGSDLTRFQLPPLFNMPKSQLQCYGETVYCVGNDMLSRCSKAESSLERFASVVAWSISTTRPLIFGVAPFNPILGETHHVSKGTLNVLLEQVSHHPPVSALHATDEKENIEMIWCQYPVPKFYGASVEAEVHGNRQLRLLKLGENYEMNSPRLLIRFLPVSSADWVGTVRIRCRETGLEAELCYRGSSFLGRRSNYRSIKGKIFESSSSKTIYEIDGHWDRTVSMKDINNGKLSIIYNAKEMLSGLKTPTVKDPKGVWPSESAVVWGEVSQGIMNKDWEKAKAAKTAIEEKEREGLRERKSRGETWVPKHFKLFSGKEGGWDCLPIQDLVPPAPIALPL
- the LOC117925151 gene encoding oxysterol-binding protein-related protein 4B isoform X2, with translation MVSGETILLTAPMSLDGESDVTYRAPNLIRRIVSLFKTVRPGSDLTRFQLPPLFNMPKSQLQCYGETVYCVGNDMLSRCSKAESSLERFASVVAWSISTTRPLIFGVAPFNPILGETHHVSKGTLNVLLEQVSHHPPVSALHATDEKENIEMIWCQYPVPKFYGASVEAEVHGNRQLRLLKLGENYEMNSPRLLIRFLPVSSADWVGTVRIRCRETGLEAELCYRGSSFLGRRSNYRSIKGKIFESSSSKTIYEIDGHWDRTVSMKDINNGKLSIIYNAKEMLSGLKTPTVKDPKGVWPSESAVVWGEVSQGIMNKDWEKAKAAKTAIEEKEREGLRERKSRGETWVPKHFKLFSGKEGGWDCLPIQDLVPPAPIALPL